A single region of the Streptomyces sp. NBC_00236 genome encodes:
- a CDS encoding response regulator transcription factor — protein sequence MSPAEDDPQRILIVDDEPAVREALQRSLAFEGYGTEVAVDGLDALTKAESYDPDLIVLDIQMPRMDGLTAARRIRATGATTPILMLTARDTVGDRVTGLDAGADDYLVKPFELDELFARIRALLRRSSYAAAAGPVPDDNVLAFADLRMDLATREVMRGTRHVELTRTEFTLLEMFLAHPRQVLTREQILKAVWGFDFEPSSNSLDVYVMYLRRKTEAGGEPRLVHTVRGVGYALRSGGGEG from the coding sequence ATGAGCCCCGCCGAAGACGATCCGCAGCGCATCCTGATCGTCGACGACGAGCCCGCCGTGCGCGAGGCCCTGCAGCGCAGCCTCGCGTTCGAGGGGTACGGCACCGAGGTCGCCGTCGACGGTCTCGACGCCCTCACGAAGGCGGAGTCGTACGACCCCGATCTCATCGTCCTCGACATCCAGATGCCGCGGATGGACGGGCTGACGGCCGCCCGCCGGATCCGTGCCACGGGCGCCACCACGCCCATCCTGATGCTCACCGCCCGTGACACCGTCGGCGACCGCGTCACCGGTCTCGACGCGGGCGCCGACGACTACCTGGTCAAGCCCTTCGAACTGGACGAGCTCTTCGCCCGCATCCGGGCCCTGCTGCGCCGCAGTTCGTACGCGGCCGCGGCGGGCCCCGTCCCCGACGACAACGTGCTGGCCTTCGCCGATCTGCGCATGGACCTCGCGACCCGCGAGGTCATGCGCGGCACCCGCCACGTGGAACTGACCCGCACCGAGTTCACCCTCCTGGAGATGTTCCTGGCGCACCCGCGCCAGGTGCTGACCCGTGAGCAGATCCTCAAGGCGGTCTGGGGCTTCGACTTCGAACCGAGCTCCAACTCCCTTGACGTGTACGTGATGTACCTGCGCCGCAAGACGGAGGCGGGCGGCGAACCCCGCCTGGTCCACACGGTCCGCGGCGTGGGGTACGCGCTGCGGTCGGGCGGGGGCGAGGGATGA
- a CDS encoding bifunctional metallophosphatase/5'-nucleotidase gives MSATPQKNRASRRVLAAAAGLATVGALVAAMPAGAQAHGKGHGHHTPSRTVDVQLLSFNDLHGNLEPPSGSAGTVTEKQADGTTKAVPAGGVEYLASSLRAARKGHPYSITAAGGDMVGASPLLSGLFHDEPTIEALNKIDLDVTTVGNHEFDEGATELARLQNGGCHPVEGCYEEGKEFEGADFPYLAANVTDEKTGKPILKPYTVWKKNGVKIGFIGVTLEGTPNIVTANGVKGLKFHDEIETVNKYAKELDRQGVKSIVTLIHEGGAPASSSYNYDCDSPAAGDGISGPITEIAKGISPKVDALVTGHTHQAYVCTIPDPAGNPRLVTSASSFGKLYTDTTLTYDRRTKDIVRTAVKSSKHSSAANPVSVNHVVTRDQAKATDMTDLIARWNTLAAPIASRPQGFIAADINGRGSTAPEKPLGNLIADAQLEGLAPADKGGAVVAFMNPGGIRADLVYKASGSEGDGVVTYGESFTVQPFTNMMTVVDLTGAQLVTALQQQVSGSNEASPKILQVSRGLTYTLDMTKAGAARVVTGTIKLNGEAIDPAKTYRVAMNEFLSGGGDGFAALGAGTNKLVGASDLDLFNAYLSAHSTASAPLAPPATDRITIVQ, from the coding sequence ATGTCAGCGACACCGCAGAAGAACCGCGCGTCCCGGCGGGTGCTCGCCGCCGCAGCCGGTCTGGCCACCGTAGGCGCGCTGGTCGCCGCCATGCCGGCCGGCGCCCAGGCCCACGGCAAGGGCCACGGCCACCACACGCCGTCCCGGACCGTGGACGTGCAACTGCTGTCCTTCAACGACCTGCACGGCAACCTGGAGCCGCCGTCCGGCTCGGCCGGCACGGTCACCGAGAAGCAGGCGGACGGCACGACCAAGGCCGTCCCGGCCGGCGGCGTGGAGTACCTCGCCTCGTCGCTGCGTGCGGCGCGCAAGGGCCACCCGTACTCCATCACCGCGGCCGGCGGTGACATGGTCGGGGCGAGCCCGCTGCTGTCGGGCCTGTTCCACGACGAGCCGACCATCGAGGCGCTCAACAAGATCGACCTCGATGTGACGACCGTCGGCAACCACGAGTTCGACGAGGGCGCCACCGAGCTGGCCCGCCTCCAGAACGGCGGCTGCCACCCGGTCGAGGGGTGCTACGAGGAGGGCAAGGAGTTCGAGGGCGCCGACTTCCCGTACCTGGCCGCCAATGTGACGGACGAGAAGACCGGCAAGCCGATCCTCAAGCCGTACACGGTGTGGAAGAAGAACGGCGTCAAGATCGGCTTCATCGGGGTGACCCTGGAGGGCACGCCGAACATCGTGACGGCCAACGGCGTCAAGGGCCTGAAGTTCCACGACGAGATCGAGACGGTCAACAAGTACGCCAAGGAGCTGGACCGGCAGGGCGTGAAGTCCATCGTCACGCTGATCCACGAGGGTGGTGCCCCGGCCTCGTCCTCGTACAACTACGACTGCGACAGCCCGGCCGCGGGTGACGGTATCTCCGGTCCGATCACCGAGATCGCCAAGGGCATCTCGCCGAAGGTCGACGCGCTGGTCACGGGCCACACCCACCAGGCGTACGTGTGCACGATCCCGGACCCGGCGGGCAACCCGCGCCTGGTCACCTCGGCCTCGTCGTTCGGCAAGCTGTACACGGACACGACGCTGACGTACGACCGCCGCACCAAGGACATCGTGCGCACCGCGGTGAAGTCGTCGAAGCACTCCTCGGCCGCGAACCCGGTCTCGGTGAACCACGTCGTCACCCGGGACCAGGCCAAGGCCACCGACATGACGGACCTGATCGCCCGCTGGAACACGCTCGCGGCGCCGATCGCGAGCCGGCCGCAGGGCTTCATCGCCGCCGACATCAACGGCCGCGGTTCCACGGCCCCCGAGAAGCCGCTCGGCAACCTGATCGCCGACGCACAGCTGGAGGGCCTGGCCCCGGCGGACAAGGGCGGGGCGGTCGTCGCGTTCATGAACCCGGGCGGCATCCGTGCCGACCTGGTGTACAAGGCGTCGGGCAGCGAGGGCGACGGCGTGGTGACGTACGGGGAGTCGTTCACCGTGCAGCCGTTCACCAACATGATGACGGTCGTCGACCTGACCGGCGCGCAGCTCGTCACCGCGCTCCAGCAGCAGGTCAGCGGCTCGAACGAGGCGTCCCCGAAGATCCTTCAGGTTTCGAGGGGCCTCACCTACACCCTGGACATGACGAAGGCCGGTGCGGCCCGCGTGGTCACCGGCACGATCAAGCTGAACGGTGAGGCGATCGACCCGGCCAAGACCTACCGGGTTGCGATGAACGAGTTCCTGTCGGGCGGCGGCGACGGCTTCGCGGCCCTCGGCGCGGGCACCAACAAGCTGGTCGGCGCCTCCGACCTGGATCTGTTCAACGCCTACCTGTCGGCGCACTCCACGGCCTCGGCCCCGCTGGCCCCGCCGGCGACGGACCGGATCACGATCGTTCAGTAG
- a CDS encoding TetR/AcrR family transcriptional regulator: protein MGNREDLLAGARHCLEEKGYLRTTVRDIATASRVSMAAIGYHFGSREALLNQALFAAIDEWGQGVGAESGVGDGSAAERYADLWAREIASYRTDRWLWIASVEAFVHAQSSPELLALLAAGQREGRRGVAARLAGVPEAEVAEADVRGLGSVQLALMSGVMIQWLTDPEQAPDAAEIAAGLRALAGRLEGA, encoded by the coding sequence ATGGGAAACCGCGAGGACCTGCTGGCCGGAGCGAGGCACTGCCTGGAGGAGAAGGGCTATCTCCGCACCACCGTGCGCGACATCGCCACCGCCTCCCGGGTCTCGATGGCCGCGATCGGCTACCACTTCGGCTCCCGCGAGGCCCTGCTCAACCAGGCGCTGTTCGCGGCCATCGACGAGTGGGGTCAGGGGGTCGGTGCGGAGTCCGGGGTGGGCGACGGCTCGGCCGCCGAGCGGTACGCGGACCTGTGGGCGCGCGAGATCGCCTCGTACCGCACCGACCGCTGGCTCTGGATCGCCTCGGTGGAGGCCTTCGTTCATGCCCAGAGCTCCCCTGAGCTGCTGGCTCTCCTGGCCGCCGGTCAGCGCGAGGGTCGTCGGGGTGTCGCGGCCCGGCTGGCCGGGGTGCCGGAGGCGGAGGTCGCCGAGGCGGATGTGCGAGGGCTCGGTTCGGTGCAGCTCGCGCTGATGAGCGGCGTGATGATCCAGTGGCTGACCGACCCTGAGCAGGCCCCGGACGCCGCCGAGATCGCGGCGGGGCTGCGGGCGCTGGCGGGGCGGCTGGAAGGGGCGTAG
- a CDS encoding S1C family serine protease, which translates to MTETQRPSGEYPMYPSYGNGDAAYPPPPSYQPVQPVAMGPGTTVWPAPGTADAYAAGAGGHGGDGLHGLPQAAPEPSAPRRRARRPVALLAAVAIAAAIVGGGTATVIGQLTDDGTGGTAGSVVPGTTVSQSSKGTVSGVAAALAPTIVEIGATSTSGESTGSGVVITSDGEIVTNNHVIAGASSITVTLSTGKTYTADIVGTDADKDLALIKLRGASGLKTATLGDSSQVAVGDQVVAIGSPEGLTGTVTSGIVSALDRDVTVAKDSDSGSGQEQGQNGQGGGQQWPFEFGGQQFNGDTGDSTTTYKAIQTDASLNPGNSGGALINMNGEIIGINSAMYSASSSNGSSSAGAGSVGLGFAIPVNTLKADLDTLRAGNGS; encoded by the coding sequence ATGACAGAGACCCAGCGCCCGAGCGGCGAGTACCCGATGTACCCCTCGTACGGCAACGGAGACGCGGCCTACCCGCCGCCGCCGTCATACCAGCCCGTCCAGCCGGTCGCGATGGGCCCCGGCACCACCGTGTGGCCCGCCCCCGGCACGGCCGACGCGTACGCCGCAGGTGCGGGCGGCCACGGCGGTGACGGTCTCCACGGGCTGCCGCAGGCCGCTCCCGAGCCGTCCGCCCCCCGCCGCCGGGCCCGCCGGCCCGTCGCGCTCCTCGCGGCGGTGGCCATCGCGGCCGCGATCGTCGGCGGCGGCACCGCCACCGTGATCGGACAGCTCACGGACGACGGGACCGGCGGTACGGCCGGCAGCGTCGTCCCCGGCACCACCGTCTCGCAGAGCAGCAAGGGCACCGTCTCCGGCGTGGCCGCGGCCCTCGCGCCGACGATCGTCGAGATCGGCGCGACGTCGACCTCGGGCGAGTCCACCGGTTCCGGCGTGGTCATCACGTCGGACGGCGAGATCGTCACCAACAACCACGTCATCGCCGGCGCCTCATCCATCACGGTCACGCTGAGCACCGGCAAGACGTACACCGCCGACATCGTCGGCACGGACGCCGACAAGGACCTCGCGCTGATCAAGCTCCGGGGCGCGAGCGGTCTGAAGACGGCCACCCTCGGCGACTCCTCCCAGGTGGCCGTCGGCGACCAGGTCGTCGCGATCGGCTCGCCCGAGGGCCTCACCGGCACGGTCACCAGCGGCATCGTGTCCGCACTCGACCGCGATGTCACGGTCGCCAAGGACAGCGACAGCGGGAGCGGCCAGGAGCAGGGCCAAAACGGCCAGGGCGGCGGACAGCAGTGGCCGTTCGAGTTCGGCGGACAGCAGTTCAACGGCGACACCGGCGACTCCACCACCACGTACAAGGCCATCCAGACCGACGCCTCGCTGAACCCGGGCAACTCCGGTGGCGCCCTGATCAACATGAACGGCGAGATCATCGGCATCAACTCGGCGATGTACTCGGCCAGTTCGTCCAACGGTTCCAGCAGCGCCGGCGCGGGCAGCGTCGGCCTCGGCTTCGCCATCCCGGTGAACACCCTCAAGGCCGACCTCGACACGCTGCGGGCCGGCAACGGCTCCTGA
- a CDS encoding alpha/beta fold hydrolase has translation MTQQTASRRELTIDGRRLSYLDHGPATGRPLLALHGHLSEGASFDGLAAELGPEWRVIAPDQRGHGDSDRADDYSREGYVSDLAALLDHLNPGPVVALGHSLGGINAVHLATTRPAAVAALVNTDAPVDLPHQDPGPLAFLAGFPYTAPTREELIAACGPVGPMVGPLLRPLPGGDGWRLPFHPQDTLASEAQVHGDHWAQWLVSDCPALVINGRTSQALPAEQAAAMASLRPRTALVTLETDHFVQLQDPKGFAQAVREFLATL, from the coding sequence ATGACTCAGCAGACCGCATCCCGACGTGAACTGACCATCGACGGCCGACGCCTCTCCTACCTGGACCACGGCCCCGCCACCGGCCGCCCGCTCCTCGCCCTGCACGGCCATCTCTCCGAGGGCGCGTCCTTCGACGGTCTCGCCGCCGAACTCGGCCCGGAATGGCGGGTCATCGCCCCCGACCAGCGCGGCCACGGCGACTCCGACCGGGCGGACGACTACAGCCGCGAGGGGTACGTCTCCGATCTGGCCGCCCTGCTCGACCACCTGAACCCCGGCCCGGTCGTCGCTCTCGGACACTCGCTCGGCGGCATCAACGCGGTACACCTCGCCACCACCCGGCCCGCCGCCGTCGCCGCCCTCGTCAACACCGACGCCCCGGTCGACCTGCCGCACCAGGACCCCGGCCCCCTGGCCTTCCTCGCCGGCTTCCCGTACACCGCACCCACCCGGGAGGAACTGATCGCCGCCTGCGGCCCGGTGGGCCCGATGGTGGGGCCCCTGCTCCGCCCGCTGCCGGGCGGCGACGGCTGGCGGCTGCCGTTCCACCCGCAGGACACACTCGCCTCCGAAGCGCAGGTGCACGGCGACCACTGGGCGCAGTGGCTGGTGAGCGACTGCCCCGCGCTGGTGATCAACGGCCGCACCAGTCAGGCACTGCCCGCCGAGCAGGCCGCAGCGATGGCGTCACTGCGCCCGCGCACCGCACTCGTCACCCTGGAGACGGATCACTTCGTCCAGCTCCAGGACCCGAAGGGATTCGCGCAGGCGGTACGGGAGTTCCTGGCGACCCTCTGA
- a CDS encoding TetR/AcrR family transcriptional regulator, translating to MRADARKNRDHLLAVAGTAIAEQGVDVSLRDIARRAEVGLATLLRHFPTREALLDALLRTSFEELTAQAGELEASSSPEEALATWLRDCVAWTTEYRGVTVLMAAAIEDAESALHASCVTLRAAGARLLARAQAVGAARSDIDGADLFALVAMLAWLGDQPSLAPRADHLFEVVAGSILTSAGSGGVRVEPPSSGR from the coding sequence ATGCGGGCCGACGCCAGGAAGAACCGCGACCACCTGCTCGCAGTAGCGGGCACGGCCATAGCGGAGCAAGGTGTCGACGTGTCGCTGCGCGACATCGCACGCCGGGCCGAGGTCGGGCTCGCGACGCTGCTGCGGCACTTCCCGACGCGCGAGGCGCTGCTCGATGCCCTGCTCCGCACGAGCTTCGAAGAGCTGACCGCACAGGCCGGTGAGCTCGAGGCATCGAGCTCACCCGAGGAAGCCCTCGCCACGTGGCTGCGCGACTGCGTCGCATGGACCACCGAGTACCGGGGGGTGACCGTGCTGATGGCGGCTGCCATCGAGGACGCCGAATCCGCCCTCCATGCTTCGTGCGTCACCCTGCGTGCGGCCGGTGCGCGGCTTCTCGCCCGTGCCCAGGCCGTGGGCGCGGCGCGGAGCGACATCGACGGCGCCGATCTGTTCGCGCTGGTGGCCATGCTCGCCTGGCTCGGCGATCAGCCCTCGCTCGCGCCACGCGCCGATCATCTCTTCGAGGTGGTCGCCGGCTCGATCCTGACGAGCGCGGGGAGCGGCGGCGTCAGGGTGGAACCGCCGTCCTCGGGCCGGTGA
- a CDS encoding NADP-dependent oxidoreductase: MPAHTMRAIRLHEHGGPEVLRYDELPIPEVGPGEVLVRVHAVGVNPPDWYLRDGMSNLPPETRPKFDLPVVSGTDLSGVVEAVAADVDSFSVGDEVFGLLRFPSFDGNTYAEYVAAPASDLALKPAGIDHVQAAGAPMAGLTAWQFLIELGHDHPSPFQAAKHRPVPLDADTKVLINGAAGGVGHFALQLAKWKGAHVTAVASGAHETFLRELGADRFIDYTKNRPEDLVRDVDVVLDAVGGPASTRFLRTLKRGGSQFPVFFGEFDEEETARLGVTVTGTQVRSNGAQLAELGRLLDTGAVRVAIDSTFPLADARAAHERAAQGHIQGKIVLTVA, translated from the coding sequence ATGCCGGCACACACGATGAGGGCGATCCGGCTCCACGAGCACGGCGGCCCTGAGGTCCTGCGCTACGACGAGCTGCCGATCCCCGAGGTGGGGCCGGGCGAGGTGCTCGTCCGCGTCCACGCGGTCGGCGTCAATCCCCCCGACTGGTACCTGCGCGACGGCATGTCCAATCTGCCCCCGGAGACGAGGCCGAAGTTCGACCTGCCCGTGGTTTCGGGGACGGATCTGTCGGGTGTCGTCGAGGCCGTCGCCGCGGACGTGGACAGCTTCTCCGTCGGCGACGAGGTCTTCGGTCTCCTTCGCTTCCCCAGCTTCGACGGCAACACCTATGCCGAGTACGTGGCCGCGCCGGCATCGGACCTCGCACTCAAGCCGGCCGGTATCGATCACGTACAGGCCGCCGGGGCCCCCATGGCCGGGCTCACCGCGTGGCAGTTCCTGATCGAGCTCGGACACGATCACCCGTCGCCCTTCCAGGCGGCGAAGCACCGCCCGGTGCCGCTCGACGCCGACACGAAGGTGCTCATCAACGGCGCCGCAGGCGGTGTGGGCCATTTCGCGCTACAGCTGGCGAAGTGGAAGGGCGCGCATGTCACCGCGGTGGCATCGGGCGCGCACGAGACGTTCCTCCGCGAGCTCGGTGCCGACCGGTTCATCGACTACACCAAGAACCGTCCCGAGGACCTCGTACGCGACGTCGACGTCGTTCTCGACGCCGTCGGCGGACCCGCCAGCACGCGCTTCCTGCGCACGCTCAAGCGCGGCGGCTCCCAGTTCCCCGTGTTCTTCGGCGAATTCGACGAAGAGGAGACCGCAAGGCTGGGCGTCACGGTCACGGGCACCCAGGTCCGCTCGAACGGCGCGCAGCTCGCCGAACTGGGACGCCTGCTCGACACGGGCGCGGTCCGCGTCGCGATCGACAGCACGTTTCCGCTCGCGGACGCCCGGGCAGCGCACGAACGCGCCGCCCAGGGACACATCCAGGGCAAGATCGTCCTCACGGTCGCTTAG
- a CDS encoding phosphatidylinositol-specific phospholipase C gives MSPYTANRRHFLAGALALSATALVGTAPARAEARQALTVQDWMSGIADATALQRLTIPGSHDSGARFGGPWTECQNTTIAEQLNSGVRFLDVRCRITGDSFAIHHGASYQNLMFGDVLGACWDFLAQRPTETVLMRVKQEYSEESDAAFRRIFDLYLDTKGWRPLFHIDSALPALGAARGKVVLLADNGGLPGVRYADPGLFDIQDDYMAEPFAKYPKIEAQFRKAAEQPGKLFMNYVSTAALLPPRWNADRLNPQVHSFLDSSGTAGWTGLGIVPLDFPATRSGLVESLIRHNPAS, from the coding sequence ATGAGCCCGTACACCGCGAACCGCAGACACTTCCTGGCCGGAGCTCTGGCCTTGTCCGCCACCGCCCTCGTCGGTACGGCGCCCGCGCGCGCCGAGGCCCGGCAGGCCCTCACCGTGCAGGACTGGATGAGCGGCATCGCGGACGCCACCGCGCTCCAGCGGCTGACGATTCCCGGCTCGCACGACTCCGGCGCCCGCTTCGGCGGCCCCTGGACCGAGTGCCAGAACACGACGATCGCGGAGCAGCTGAACAGCGGGGTGCGCTTTCTGGACGTACGCTGCCGGATCACCGGCGACTCGTTCGCGATCCACCACGGGGCCTCGTACCAGAACCTGATGTTCGGCGATGTTCTCGGCGCCTGCTGGGACTTCCTCGCTCAGCGGCCCACCGAGACGGTGCTGATGCGGGTCAAGCAGGAGTACTCGGAGGAGAGCGACGCCGCGTTCCGCCGGATCTTCGACCTGTACCTCGACACGAAGGGCTGGCGCCCGCTGTTCCACATCGACTCCGCGCTGCCGGCGCTGGGAGCGGCCCGCGGCAAGGTGGTGCTGCTCGCCGACAACGGCGGGCTGCCCGGGGTGCGGTACGCCGATCCGGGGCTCTTCGACATCCAGGACGACTACATGGCGGAGCCGTTCGCCAAGTACCCGAAGATCGAGGCCCAGTTCCGCAAGGCGGCCGAGCAGCCGGGCAAGCTGTTCATGAACTACGTGAGCACCGCCGCCCTGCTGCCGCCCCGCTGGAACGCGGACCGGCTCAACCCGCAGGTCCACTCCTTCCTCGACTCCTCGGGGACGGCCGGCTGGACCGGGCTGGGCATCGTCCCGCTGGACTTTCCGGCAACCCGGTCGGGGCTGGTGGAGTCGCTGATCCGGCACAACCCGGCCTCCTGA
- a CDS encoding sensor histidine kinase has translation MTGPLRRIRALPLRSRLALLVATAVAVAVAAVAVACWFVTKAQLEHQQDTSLRNTTVDGRYLTSLYSYCLGTGQQLPRTDSGLTVQLIDAQGTVCTDPESAALPVTDSDLAVVDGEQPTALHSSTDADGVKMRVFTKPGEVKGVGQPSLKIGISFARPLSEVDKPLTTLAWVLLLVSGIGVIGAGAAGLWVARSGLRPVDELTEAVEHVARTEDLTVRIPVEGEDEIARLSRSFNSMTASLATSRDRQAQLIADAGHELRTPLTSLRTNVELLARSDETGRAIPPDDRRALMTSVKAQMTELAALIGDLQELARPDAADPGPLQVIALHDIVRTALDRARLRGPELTITAELAPWYVRAEPAALERAVVNVLDNAVKFSPHGGTIDVVLHRGELTVRDHGPGIPADELPHVFERFWRSPSARQLPGSGLGLSIVARTVQQAGGGIDLRPATGGGTEAVIRLPGAPQPPPEAPRG, from the coding sequence ATGACCGGCCCGCTCCGGCGGATCCGCGCCCTGCCGCTCCGCTCCCGGCTGGCGCTGCTGGTCGCGACCGCCGTGGCGGTGGCGGTCGCGGCGGTGGCGGTGGCGTGCTGGTTCGTGACGAAGGCGCAGCTGGAGCATCAGCAGGACACGTCGCTGCGCAACACCACGGTCGACGGGCGCTACCTGACCTCCTTGTACTCGTACTGTCTGGGCACCGGACAGCAACTGCCCCGTACCGACTCCGGGCTCACCGTTCAGCTCATCGACGCCCAGGGAACGGTCTGCACCGACCCGGAGTCGGCGGCGCTTCCGGTGACCGATTCCGACCTCGCCGTGGTCGATGGTGAGCAGCCGACGGCGCTGCACTCGTCGACCGACGCGGACGGCGTGAAGATGCGCGTGTTCACGAAGCCGGGCGAGGTGAAAGGGGTCGGCCAGCCTTCCCTCAAGATCGGCATCTCCTTCGCCCGCCCCCTGAGCGAGGTCGACAAACCCCTCACCACCCTCGCCTGGGTCCTCCTCCTCGTCTCCGGCATCGGCGTCATCGGCGCCGGCGCCGCCGGACTCTGGGTGGCCCGTTCCGGTCTGCGCCCCGTCGACGAGCTCACCGAGGCGGTCGAGCACGTCGCCCGTACCGAGGACCTGACGGTCCGCATCCCGGTGGAGGGCGAGGACGAGATCGCCCGGCTCTCCCGCTCGTTCAACTCGATGACCGCGTCACTCGCCACCTCCCGCGACCGGCAGGCGCAGCTCATCGCGGACGCCGGCCATGAACTCCGCACCCCGCTGACCTCGCTCCGCACCAATGTCGAACTCCTCGCCCGGAGCGACGAGACCGGCCGGGCCATCCCGCCGGACGACCGCAGGGCGCTGATGACGTCGGTGAAGGCGCAGATGACGGAGCTGGCCGCGCTCATCGGCGATCTCCAGGAACTCGCGCGCCCGGACGCGGCGGACCCCGGTCCGCTCCAGGTGATCGCGCTCCACGACATCGTCCGCACCGCCCTGGACCGCGCCCGGCTGCGCGGCCCGGAGCTGACCATCACGGCGGAGCTGGCCCCCTGGTACGTGCGGGCGGAACCGGCCGCGCTGGAGCGGGCGGTCGTCAACGTCCTGGACAACGCGGTGAAGTTCAGCCCGCACGGCGGCACGATCGACGTCGTCCTGCACCGGGGCGAGCTGACGGTCCGCGACCACGGTCCCGGCATCCCCGCCGACGAGCTCCCCCACGTCTTCGAACGCTTCTGGCGCTCCCCGTCCGCCCGCCAGCTCCCCGGCTCGGGCCTCGGCCTGTCGATCGTGGCGCGTACGGTCCAGCAGGCCGGCGGCGGGATCGACCTGCGCCCCGCGACGGGCGGCGGCACGGAGGCGGTGATCCGTCTCCCGGGGGCGCCCCAGCCACCGCCGGAGGCGCCGCGGGGATGA